One genomic window of Longimicrobium sp. includes the following:
- a CDS encoding TetR/AcrR family transcriptional regulator, giving the protein MEDIKSRIIAAARALHFERGPDAVTMRAVAERVGVTATALYRHFADKDAILREVTGEGSRLLGSHLFRALEAPTAIERLRATADAYLEFAIAQPQAYRALFEPGADGAEESPLHRQRAAVRRFLRDRVREGMDAGVLAEGDPDGMAMSFWAMLHGLASFHFAGITRAEGLSQRALTNLIEGIAASGSASTVP; this is encoded by the coding sequence ATGGAGGATATCAAGAGCAGGATCATCGCCGCGGCACGGGCGCTTCACTTCGAACGCGGCCCCGACGCGGTCACCATGCGTGCGGTCGCCGAGCGGGTGGGCGTAACCGCCACAGCCCTGTATCGCCACTTCGCCGACAAGGACGCGATCCTCCGCGAAGTCACGGGCGAGGGCTCGCGCCTGCTCGGAAGCCACCTTTTTCGCGCGCTGGAGGCGCCCACGGCCATCGAGCGCCTGCGGGCGACGGCCGATGCGTACCTGGAGTTCGCCATCGCGCAGCCCCAGGCCTACCGCGCCCTGTTCGAGCCCGGGGCAGACGGCGCGGAAGAGTCTCCCCTGCACCGCCAGCGTGCAGCCGTGCGGCGTTTCCTTCGCGACCGTGTGCGCGAGGGGATGGATGCGGGCGTGCTGGCGGAGGGCGATCCAGATGGAATGGCGATGAGCTTTTGGGCCATGCTCCACGGTCTCGCCTCCTTCCATTTCGCAGGGATCACGCGGGCTGAGGGCCTGAGTCAACGTGCGTTAACCAACCTGATCGAGGGCATCGCCGCGTCCGGTAGTGCATCCACAGTACCGTAA
- a CDS encoding rhomboid family intramembrane serine protease, which produces MAYRDSYAGGGFGGSSLTPWVKRLLIANTAIYVAVVLLGFVPGVRELLPYLFFAPRDFVTRPWTILTYSFVHAGIFHLLGNMLTLFFFGPPLEERWGSRGFIKFYLVAAAGGALLSALLYFVDPASFIVGASAATLGVILAFAMIWPDMEIHIWGIFPVKAKWLVAGLVFINLMMALEGSGNGVAVLAHLGGMLAAFLYLKSPWAPPAWGEVPAFARKSKPKRGGMALVPWSGKKPEPARTQAATATQVRPANKKAVAAAERELLDDVDRILDKISSKGLGSLTEEERKRLDEVSRRYRTN; this is translated from the coding sequence ATGGCTTACCGGGATTCGTATGCAGGCGGCGGCTTCGGCGGCAGTTCCCTCACCCCTTGGGTCAAGCGCCTGCTGATCGCCAACACGGCGATCTATGTGGCCGTGGTCCTCCTCGGGTTCGTTCCCGGAGTCCGCGAGCTGCTGCCGTACCTGTTCTTCGCCCCGCGGGATTTCGTCACGCGCCCGTGGACGATTCTCACGTACTCGTTCGTGCACGCGGGGATCTTCCACCTGCTGGGCAACATGCTCACCCTGTTCTTCTTCGGGCCGCCGCTCGAGGAACGATGGGGATCGCGTGGGTTCATCAAGTTCTACCTGGTCGCCGCGGCCGGCGGTGCGCTGCTCTCGGCGCTGCTGTACTTCGTGGATCCCGCCTCGTTCATCGTCGGCGCGTCGGCGGCCACGCTGGGCGTGATACTGGCGTTCGCGATGATCTGGCCCGACATGGAGATCCACATCTGGGGGATCTTCCCCGTCAAGGCGAAGTGGCTGGTGGCGGGGCTGGTGTTCATCAACCTGATGATGGCGCTGGAGGGGAGCGGGAACGGCGTTGCGGTCCTGGCCCACCTGGGCGGCATGCTCGCGGCGTTCCTGTACCTGAAGAGCCCCTGGGCGCCGCCGGCGTGGGGCGAGGTGCCGGCGTTCGCGCGCAAGAGCAAGCCGAAGCGCGGCGGCATGGCCCTGGTGCCCTGGTCTGGAAAGAAGCCCGAGCCCGCGCGCACCCAGGCGGCCACGGCTACTCAGGTAAGGCCGGCCAACAAGAAGGCCGTTGCCGCCGCCGAGCGCGAGCTGCTGGACGACGTCGACCGCATTCTCGACAAGATCTCGTCCAAGGGCCTGGGCTCCCTCACGGAAGAGGAGCGCAAGCGGCTGGACGAGGTAAGCCGGCGCTACCGCACCAACTGA
- a CDS encoding D-alanine--D-alanine ligase: MKIAVLMGGTSAEREVSLASGSGIVKALRERGHEVYTVDTARGFIPPEQEGDLLPGGVKSAPPAEMENALPLLQLGQVEQLRAAEIAFLALHGGEGEDGTIQAYLQLLGIKYTGSGPLGSGIAMDKDVTKRLLRDSQVPTLPWRVARAPGFVYDPDTIEDLVGIPCVVKPSREGSSVGLHVVKDRDQLEAAVKDASQYDTEVMIERYAKGRELTVGILGDQALPPVEIRPKKGIYDYESKYTPGMTEYLCPAPLDEEVVAQMQAYALRAFKVLKLRGYARIDFILAQEQLWCLEANTLPGMTGTSLFPKAAAAVGISYPELCERIAQSALG; encoded by the coding sequence ATGAAGATCGCCGTGCTGATGGGGGGGACGAGTGCCGAACGCGAAGTGTCGCTGGCGTCGGGATCCGGAATCGTAAAAGCGCTGCGCGAGCGCGGGCACGAGGTCTACACCGTCGACACCGCCCGCGGCTTCATTCCGCCCGAGCAGGAGGGCGACCTGCTCCCCGGCGGCGTGAAGTCGGCCCCGCCGGCCGAGATGGAGAACGCGCTGCCGCTGCTGCAGCTGGGCCAGGTGGAGCAGCTGCGGGCGGCCGAGATCGCCTTCCTGGCCCTGCACGGCGGCGAGGGCGAGGACGGCACCATCCAGGCGTACCTGCAGCTGCTCGGCATCAAGTACACGGGATCGGGGCCGCTGGGCTCCGGCATCGCCATGGACAAGGACGTCACCAAGCGCCTGCTGCGCGACTCCCAGGTTCCCACGCTGCCCTGGCGCGTGGCGCGCGCACCCGGCTTCGTGTACGACCCCGACACCATCGAGGACCTGGTGGGCATTCCCTGCGTGGTGAAGCCCTCGCGCGAAGGCTCCAGCGTGGGCCTGCACGTGGTGAAGGACCGCGATCAGCTGGAGGCCGCCGTCAAGGATGCCTCGCAGTATGACACCGAGGTGATGATCGAGCGCTACGCCAAGGGCCGCGAGCTCACCGTCGGCATCCTGGGCGACCAGGCGCTTCCGCCGGTGGAAATCCGCCCCAAGAAGGGCATCTACGACTACGAGAGCAAGTACACGCCGGGGATGACGGAGTACCTGTGCCCGGCGCCGCTGGACGAAGAGGTGGTGGCGCAGATGCAGGCGTACGCGCTGCGCGCCTTCAAGGTGCTGAAGCTGCGGGGATACGCGCGCATCGACTTCATCCTGGCGCAGGAACAGCTGTGGTGCCTGGAGGCCAACACCCTCCCCGGGATGACGGGCACCAGCCTGTTTCCCAAGGCCGCCGCGGCGGTGGGAATCAGCTACCCCGAGCTGTGCGAGCGCATCGCCCAGTCGGCGCTCGGCTGA